The Erythrobacter aurantius genome includes a window with the following:
- a CDS encoding GNAT family N-acetyltransferase, translated as MIEARYHDRVNVLQELFAESSACAAPTPFDRAEWYALLSDTGLVPLIALASDGDGAAALALTEDAGRIAPLRNWYSFTWRQLAPPGAKGDRLLVEIARQLRQRGHRVTLEPVPDEDGSATRLCTAFAKAGWRVEASRCDINHVLHVGGMDFDTYWSQRPGALRTTYKRKAKKVETQVICHFDDALWSDYEAIYEASWKPREDHPAMLRQFARQEGDAGRLRFGMAWHEGKPVAAQCWTVEHGTAFIHKLAYLESARSLSAGTTLSAALFRHVIDTDRVTLVDFGTGDQSYKADWMNGIRPRYRIDCLDLAQPRAWLDLARQTARRLREAEVPALAPFPPRR; from the coding sequence ATGATCGAAGCGCGGTATCACGACAGGGTTAACGTCTTGCAAGAGCTCTTTGCCGAGAGTTCCGCATGCGCGGCCCCAACTCCGTTCGATCGCGCCGAGTGGTACGCCCTGCTCAGCGACACCGGATTGGTGCCGCTTATCGCGCTTGCCAGCGATGGCGATGGGGCCGCCGCGCTTGCCCTGACAGAGGATGCAGGCCGCATCGCGCCCTTGCGCAACTGGTACAGCTTCACCTGGCGACAGCTTGCCCCGCCCGGAGCAAAGGGCGACCGGCTGCTGGTCGAAATCGCGCGCCAATTGCGCCAGCGGGGGCATCGCGTGACGCTTGAGCCCGTCCCCGACGAAGACGGCTCCGCCACAAGGTTGTGCACCGCCTTTGCCAAAGCCGGGTGGCGCGTGGAGGCTAGCCGGTGCGACATCAATCATGTCCTGCATGTCGGTGGCATGGATTTCGACACCTACTGGTCCCAGCGCCCCGGCGCATTGCGCACCACCTACAAGCGCAAGGCAAAGAAGGTCGAAACGCAGGTCATCTGCCATTTCGACGATGCCTTGTGGAGCGATTACGAGGCGATTTACGAAGCGAGTTGGAAACCGCGAGAAGATCATCCGGCAATGCTGCGCCAATTCGCCCGGCAAGAAGGCGATGCCGGACGCTTGCGGTTCGGCATGGCATGGCACGAGGGCAAGCCAGTGGCCGCACAATGCTGGACCGTCGAACACGGCACCGCGTTCATTCACAAGCTCGCCTATCTTGAAAGCGCCCGTTCGCTTTCGGCGGGAACGACGCTTTCAGCCGCGCTTTTCCGGCATGTGATCGACACCGACCGGGTCACGCTGGTCGATTTCGGCACGGGTGATCAATCCTACAAGGCAGACTGGATGAACGGCATCCGCCCGCGCTACCGTATCGATTGCCTCGACCTGGCGCAGCCGCGCGCGTGGCTCGACCTTGCCCGCCAAACCGCCCGTCGACTGCGCGAAGCGGAAGTCCCCGCCCTTGCGCCCTTCCCTCCGCGTCGTTAA
- a CDS encoding phosphopantetheine-binding protein, translated as MSRAALDTELKSIIADVLGVDADFADQLTDDSGLFGHLPELDSMAVAGLLTEMEDRLDIIIEDDDVDGEMLETYGGLLAFAESKLAEV; from the coding sequence ATGAGCCGCGCCGCGCTTGATACCGAACTCAAATCGATCATCGCCGATGTCCTGGGCGTGGATGCCGATTTCGCCGATCAGCTGACCGATGACAGCGGCCTGTTCGGCCACCTGCCCGAACTCGATTCAATGGCGGTCGCGGGACTGCTGACGGAGATGGAAGACCGGCTCGACATCATCATCGAAGACGATGACGTCGATGGCGAAATGCTGGAAACCTACGGCGGCCTGCTCGCCTTTGCGGAAAGCAAGCTGGCCGAGGTCTGA
- a CDS encoding alpha/beta hydrolase family protein produces MIESWQAPLQNGTTSEELLVQIDRGRNIRVLILPALFDEANKLRRFTVELMQALDRLEIDSFLPDMPGCNESLVPLSGLSLSALQAATASATQSLGATHVLAIRGGALLLPEGAAGWSYAPVSGAKLLRSMIRARTIAAREAGRSESSEELQQIGRKDGLALAGWEIGAEMFRELEIAEPPVSESLTVISQQELGGAGLWLRAEPGEDGAQTEKLAAILASGVGAAG; encoded by the coding sequence ATGATCGAAAGCTGGCAAGCCCCGCTGCAAAACGGCACCACGAGCGAGGAACTGCTCGTTCAGATCGATCGCGGCCGGAATATCCGTGTCCTGATCCTGCCCGCCTTGTTCGACGAGGCAAACAAGTTGCGCCGTTTCACAGTCGAACTGATGCAGGCGCTTGATCGGCTGGAAATCGACTCCTTCCTTCCCGACATGCCCGGATGCAACGAAAGCCTCGTGCCGCTGTCCGGCCTGAGCCTATCTGCATTGCAGGCCGCAACAGCCTCTGCGACGCAAAGTCTTGGCGCGACCCATGTTCTGGCGATCCGTGGGGGTGCGCTCCTGTTACCCGAAGGAGCCGCTGGATGGTCCTATGCTCCCGTTTCCGGTGCGAAACTGCTGCGCTCGATGATCCGCGCGCGTACCATCGCGGCGCGTGAGGCAGGACGGTCAGAAAGCTCCGAAGAATTGCAGCAGATTGGTCGAAAGGACGGGCTGGCGCTCGCGGGCTGGGAGATCGGGGCGGAAATGTTCCGCGAACTCGAAATTGCCGAACCTCCCGTTTCCGAATCCCTCACCGTGATCTCGCAACAGGAACTCGGCGGTGCGGGCCTGTGGTTGCGGGCCGAGCCGGGTGAAGATGGAGCCCAAACCGAAAAGCTCGCCGCGATCCTCGCGTCAGGTGTGGGAGCAGCCGGATGA
- a CDS encoding hydrolase 1, exosortase A system-associated produces MSRLHFDFGCGSLKLAGSLDTAPGSTGLLIVSGGNELRSGAFSGQSRLAARIAKAGFPVFRFDRRGIGDSEGENRGFRHSAKDIRAALDAFRALAPQVDRVIGFGNCDAASALILMGGEGFDGLVLSNPWTIDEDEGDTDEPQHTPEAIRSRYLEKLKNPAEIARLLRGGVNLRKLAAGLLGAAKSAPQASQLLQEMRAGIADFSGSVTYLVATDDRTGQLFESAWGKDDPRIQRCLGAGHAYVEPAHQDWLKDRILEVIRA; encoded by the coding sequence ATGAGCCGCCTGCATTTCGACTTCGGCTGCGGCAGCCTGAAACTTGCCGGTTCGCTCGACACGGCTCCGGGCTCAACCGGCCTGCTGATCGTTTCAGGCGGCAATGAGTTACGATCCGGCGCGTTTTCCGGGCAATCCCGCCTCGCTGCACGCATCGCCAAGGCCGGATTTCCGGTGTTCCGGTTTGACCGACGCGGGATCGGGGACAGCGAAGGCGAAAACCGCGGTTTCCGGCACAGCGCAAAGGACATTCGTGCTGCGCTGGATGCCTTTCGCGCTCTAGCCCCACAGGTCGATCGGGTGATCGGTTTTGGCAATTGCGACGCAGCGTCGGCGCTTATTCTGATGGGGGGCGAAGGATTTGACGGCCTCGTGCTTTCGAACCCGTGGACCATCGATGAAGACGAAGGCGACACGGACGAACCGCAGCACACGCCCGAGGCGATCCGTTCGCGCTATCTCGAAAAGCTCAAAAACCCTGCCGAAATCGCCCGTTTGCTGCGCGGCGGCGTCAATTTGAGGAAGCTGGCCGCAGGCTTGCTCGGCGCGGCCAAGTCCGCTCCGCAAGCATCGCAATTGTTGCAGGAAATGCGCGCCGGGATCGCGGATTTCTCCGGCTCGGTGACATACCTCGTTGCGACCGATGACAGGACCGGGCAACTGTTCGAAAGCGCATGGGGCAAGGATGATCCGCGCATCCAGCGCTGTCTCGGCGCGGGTCATGCCTATGTCGAACCGGCCCATCAGGACTGGCTCAAAGACCGCATTCTCGAAGTAATCCGCGCCTGA
- a CDS encoding class I SAM-dependent RNA methyltransferase → MSQMREIVRLAARGDGVLEDGTHVPGAVPGDSVGADGSIIPGPHHVSPPCRHFGQCGGCQLQHADETVLREFVTNRVVNAATGEGLAVEQLLETHLSPAHTRRRATLHSERIKGRVVIGFKQAQSHRLIDLAQCPVLLPELVDMARLLRDFLKQFGPKGAVDISMTRVDQGIDLGLTNFPLDGLGPTEGALDFARNNGLARLSIDQGFGSEALWEPEPVTVTLSGVPVAMPPAAFLQATADAEARMIADAREWLEGANLVADLFAGLGTFAFALSEGRKVLAAEAERAAHLACNAAARQHGVQVHALHRDLFRNPLQPAELDRFDAVLLDPPRAGAKSQIGEIARSKVARVVYVSCNPSSWARDAAALIEGGYRLTRLRPVGQFRWSNHVELVSLFERD, encoded by the coding sequence GTGAGCCAGATGCGCGAAATTGTGCGGCTCGCAGCAAGAGGCGACGGCGTTCTGGAGGACGGGACGCATGTGCCGGGGGCCGTGCCGGGTGACAGTGTAGGTGCGGACGGCTCGATCATTCCCGGCCCGCATCATGTATCGCCGCCCTGCCGTCATTTCGGACAATGCGGCGGCTGCCAGTTGCAGCATGCTGACGAGACCGTGCTGCGCGAATTCGTCACCAATCGCGTCGTCAACGCCGCCACGGGCGAGGGGCTTGCCGTTGAGCAATTGCTCGAAACCCACCTCAGTCCGGCACACACTCGGCGCCGCGCGACATTGCATTCCGAGCGGATCAAGGGCCGGGTGGTCATCGGGTTCAAGCAGGCGCAATCGCATCGGCTGATCGATCTGGCGCAATGCCCCGTCCTGCTGCCCGAACTGGTTGATATGGCCCGTCTGCTGCGGGATTTCCTCAAGCAATTCGGGCCGAAGGGTGCAGTGGATATCAGCATGACGCGGGTCGATCAGGGGATCGATCTGGGGCTAACGAACTTCCCGCTCGATGGACTTGGCCCGACCGAGGGTGCGCTTGATTTTGCGCGCAACAACGGTCTTGCACGGCTCTCGATCGACCAGGGATTCGGTTCCGAGGCGCTGTGGGAGCCGGAGCCGGTCACGGTCACGCTTTCCGGGGTTCCGGTGGCGATGCCGCCCGCCGCATTTCTTCAAGCGACAGCCGATGCCGAAGCCCGCATGATCGCCGATGCGCGCGAATGGCTCGAAGGGGCCAATCTGGTGGCTGACCTGTTTGCGGGGCTCGGAACCTTTGCCTTTGCGCTATCCGAAGGGCGCAAGGTGCTGGCGGCGGAGGCGGAGCGTGCGGCGCATCTCGCCTGCAATGCCGCCGCGCGTCAGCATGGTGTACAGGTGCATGCGCTGCACCGCGACCTGTTCCGAAATCCACTGCAACCCGCCGAGCTTGACCGGTTCGATGCAGTTCTGCTCGATCCTCCCCGTGCCGGGGCAAAATCCCAGATCGGAGAGATCGCGCGCAGCAAGGTCGCGCGGGTTGTCTATGTCAGCTGCAACCCGTCAAGCTGGGCGAGGGATGCCGCGGCGCTGATTGAGGGCGGATACAGGCTTACCCGTCTGCGGCCCGTCGGGCAGTTCCGCTGGTCAAACCATGTCGAACTGGTGAGCCTGTTCGAGCGCGACTGA
- a CDS encoding NAD(P)H-hydrate dehydratase, translating into MSNAQILTAAQMRDAEQALFDAGTSVFELMKIAAGGAAEWVRRVAAGRSVTVLCGPGNNGGDGYVIAHRLREAGNAVTVIAPVEPKTDAARQARALWNGEVLTSGGKAAGGVLVDSLFGSGLTRPLSGEHALLLRDLAARHHLTIATDVPSGVASDTGALLDERLPRFDLTLALGAWKFAHWMTPGRSIMGSLRLVPIGIAPVKGAARLIEKPRLSVPAVDSHKYLRGLACIVSGEMPGAAVLAAEAAMRGGAGYVKLLREGEDRTADPALVVDGQPLAKGLSDDRIAAVLVGPGLGRSAEATQRLRIALDSGRPAVIDADALIALRPKMLGNRSDILATPHDGELETLCRNFGVIAESRIDRARALAKTSGMVIAAKGPTTIIAAPDGQVAIAPPAPSWLSVAGSGDVLAGIAVSRMANRRSPFEAACEAVWLHGEAARQCGAAFTPNELARAVPPAIEACL; encoded by the coding sequence ATGAGTAACGCGCAGATCCTGACTGCCGCACAAATGCGCGATGCGGAACAGGCGCTGTTCGATGCAGGCACCAGCGTGTTCGAACTGATGAAGATCGCGGCCGGCGGTGCGGCGGAGTGGGTGCGCAGGGTCGCCGCCGGACGCAGCGTCACGGTGCTTTGCGGCCCCGGCAACAATGGCGGCGATGGCTATGTCATCGCCCATCGCTTGCGCGAGGCAGGCAATGCTGTGACTGTCATCGCCCCGGTCGAGCCCAAGACCGATGCGGCAAGGCAGGCGCGCGCGCTCTGGAACGGGGAAGTTCTTACGTCCGGGGGCAAGGCTGCGGGCGGTGTGTTGGTGGACAGCCTTTTCGGTTCGGGCCTCACCCGTCCCCTGTCCGGCGAGCACGCCTTGCTGCTGCGCGATCTTGCTGCGCGCCACCACCTGACGATTGCGACCGATGTGCCATCCGGCGTGGCAAGCGATACAGGTGCCTTGCTCGACGAACGGCTGCCGCGGTTCGATCTGACGCTGGCGCTGGGCGCATGGAAATTCGCGCACTGGATGACGCCGGGACGCTCGATCATGGGGAGCTTGCGGCTCGTCCCCATCGGCATTGCTCCGGTGAAAGGCGCCGCCCGATTGATCGAGAAGCCACGGCTATCGGTGCCCGCGGTGGATTCGCACAAGTACCTGCGGGGCCTTGCCTGCATCGTCTCGGGCGAGATGCCCGGTGCGGCCGTTCTTGCGGCGGAAGCGGCGATGCGGGGCGGGGCGGGCTACGTCAAACTGCTGCGTGAAGGCGAAGATCGAACGGCTGATCCGGCGCTCGTCGTCGATGGGCAGCCTTTGGCGAAAGGCTTGTCCGACGATCGGATTGCAGCAGTGCTGGTCGGGCCGGGTCTTGGCCGGTCTGCCGAAGCGACGCAGCGACTGCGCATCGCTTTGGATTCGGGCCGACCTGCCGTCATCGATGCCGACGCGCTCATCGCGCTCCGCCCCAAAATGCTCGGCAATCGCAGCGATATCCTTGCCACGCCGCATGATGGCGAGTTGGAGACGCTGTGCCGCAATTTTGGCGTCATTGCGGAAAGCCGGATCGACCGGGCAAGGGCGCTTGCCAAGACCAGCGGAATGGTGATCGCGGCCAAGGGGCCGACGACGATCATCGCCGCACCCGATGGGCAGGTGGCGATTGCGCCGCCTGCGCCCAGCTGGCTTTCGGTCGCAGGAAGCGGAGATGTCCTTGCCGGGATTGCGGTCAGCCGGATGGCGAACAGGCGTTCGCCCTTCGAAGCGGCCTGCGAAGCGGTGTGGCTGCATGGAGAGGCTGCGAGGCAGTGCGGGGCGGCTTTCACCCCGAATGAGCTGGCCCGTGCCGTACCGCCTGCGATTGAAGCCTGCCTGTGA
- the ilvD gene encoding dihydroxy-acid dehydratase, whose amino-acid sequence MSFDKSKLPSRHVSVGPERAPHRSYYYAMGMTEEEIARPFVGVASAGNDSAPCNTTLNAQADICREGVIAGGGTPRRFNTITVTDGIAMGHQGMKSSLVSREVIADSVELSVRGHCYDALVGFAGCDKSLPGMMMAMLRLNVPSIFVYGGSILPGTHHGKDVTVVDVFEAVGQHAAGNCPLQELIALEKVACPGHGACGGQFTANTMACVGEAIGLSLPNGNMAPAPYTSREEIARAAGAQVMVLLEKNLRPRDICTRAAFENAARVVAATGGSTNAALHLPAMASECGIDFDLFDVAEIFKSTPYIADLKPGGKYVAKDMHEAGGVYMGMKTLLEGGFLDPNPITVTGKTLGENIEEITWNPDQKVFYDVKTPITPTGGVVGLKGSLAPDGAIVKVAGMARLQFSGPARVFDCEEDAFAAVESRDIAEGCVIVIRYEGPKGGPGMREMLSTTAALYGQGMGEKVALITDGRFSGATRGFCIGHVGPEAADCGPIALVEDGDIITIDAEAGTIDLEVDASVLDERRKQWQPRTNDYQSGALWRYSQNVGSARSGAITHPGAKAETHVFADI is encoded by the coding sequence ATGTCTTTCGACAAGTCCAAATTGCCAAGCCGCCACGTCTCTGTCGGGCCGGAGCGCGCGCCGCACCGCTCCTATTACTACGCCATGGGGATGACCGAGGAAGAAATCGCCCGGCCATTCGTGGGTGTGGCGAGCGCCGGAAACGACAGCGCGCCGTGCAACACCACGCTGAACGCACAGGCCGACATCTGCCGCGAAGGCGTGATTGCGGGCGGGGGGACGCCGCGCCGCTTCAACACGATCACCGTGACTGATGGGATCGCGATGGGGCATCAGGGCATGAAGAGCTCGCTCGTCAGCCGCGAAGTCATTGCCGACAGCGTGGAGTTGTCTGTGCGCGGGCACTGCTATGACGCGTTGGTTGGCTTTGCGGGTTGTGACAAGAGCCTGCCCGGCATGATGATGGCGATGCTGCGGCTGAATGTGCCAAGCATCTTCGTCTATGGCGGGTCGATCCTGCCCGGTACGCACCACGGCAAGGATGTGACCGTTGTCGACGTGTTCGAGGCGGTGGGTCAGCACGCGGCGGGCAATTGCCCTTTGCAGGAGCTGATCGCGCTCGAAAAGGTTGCCTGCCCGGGCCACGGCGCGTGCGGTGGCCAGTTCACCGCGAACACCATGGCCTGTGTGGGTGAGGCAATCGGATTATCGCTGCCAAACGGCAATATGGCGCCTGCTCCTTACACTTCGCGTGAAGAGATTGCGCGGGCGGCGGGCGCTCAGGTGATGGTGCTGCTGGAAAAGAACCTGCGCCCGCGTGACATCTGCACCCGTGCGGCGTTCGAAAATGCGGCGCGCGTCGTGGCGGCCACGGGCGGTTCGACCAACGCCGCCTTGCACCTGCCCGCAATGGCCAGCGAATGCGGCATCGATTTCGACCTTTTCGACGTTGCCGAGATATTCAAATCAACGCCTTACATCGCCGATCTGAAGCCAGGCGGCAAATATGTCGCCAAGGACATGCATGAAGCAGGCGGCGTGTACATGGGGATGAAGACGCTGCTCGAAGGGGGCTTCCTTGATCCCAACCCGATCACGGTGACGGGCAAGACGCTGGGCGAAAATATCGAGGAGATCACCTGGAACCCCGATCAGAAGGTGTTTTACGATGTGAAGACCCCGATCACGCCGACCGGCGGCGTTGTGGGGCTGAAGGGATCGCTTGCCCCCGATGGCGCGATTGTGAAGGTTGCGGGGATGGCGCGCCTGCAATTCTCCGGCCCGGCGCGGGTCTTCGATTGCGAGGAAGACGCCTTTGCTGCCGTCGAAAGCCGCGACATTGCCGAAGGCTGCGTGATCGTGATCCGTTACGAAGGGCCCAAGGGCGGGCCGGGCATGCGCGAAATGCTCTCCACCACCGCCGCGCTCTATGGTCAGGGTATGGGCGAAAAGGTCGCGCTGATCACCGACGGGCGATTCTCCGGCGCGACGCGGGGCTTCTGCATCGGCCATGTCGGTCCGGAAGCCGCCGATTGCGGCCCGATCGCGTTGGTAGAAGATGGCGACATCATCACCATCGATGCTGAGGCGGGGACGATCGACCTTGAAGTCGATGCTTCGGTGCTGGATGAACGCCGCAAGCAATGGCAGCCGCGCACCAATGATTACCAGTCGGGCGCCTTGTGGCGCTATTCGCAGAATGTCGGCTCGGCGCGCAGCGGGGCGATCACCCATCCCGGGGCAAAGGCGGAAACCCATGTCTTTGCGGACATCTAG
- a CDS encoding N-formylglutamate amidohydrolase, translating to MATAGETAVIDGRPYEQIGGITASGIVCVADHASNFVPDDIPLGVAPELMEQHVAIDIGVYGVATRMAHRHGIPAHLAQVSRLVVDLHREEDHPNVVPTSSDGYTIPGNIGANLESRLERFHRPYHDALAQWLEAQNPKLILSLHSFTPAMASCDKPRPWDLSLLYNKDDRAARHAIRLFGELGLNVGDNEPYSGVELNATMNRHAEAHGRPYCFIEVRQDRIATRADQSRWAAMIADVAGRVALALE from the coding sequence GTGGCAACTGCCGGGGAAACTGCGGTGATCGACGGACGGCCCTACGAACAGATCGGCGGGATCACCGCGAGCGGGATCGTCTGCGTTGCTGATCATGCCTCAAACTTCGTGCCGGACGATATTCCGCTGGGCGTGGCGCCGGAATTGATGGAGCAGCACGTCGCGATCGACATCGGGGTTTATGGCGTTGCCACACGCATGGCTCACAGACACGGTATTCCGGCGCATCTGGCGCAGGTGAGCCGCCTCGTGGTCGATCTCCACCGCGAGGAGGATCACCCCAATGTCGTGCCGACCAGCAGCGACGGTTACACCATCCCCGGCAATATCGGCGCGAATCTCGAATCCCGGCTCGAACGCTTTCATCGCCCCTATCACGATGCGCTGGCGCAGTGGCTGGAGGCGCAGAACCCAAAGCTGATATTGTCACTCCACAGCTTCACCCCGGCGATGGCGTCCTGCGACAAACCGCGCCCGTGGGATCTTTCGCTGCTCTACAATAAGGACGATCGCGCCGCGCGCCACGCGATCCGGCTGTTCGGCGAACTGGGCCTGAATGTCGGCGATAACGAGCCGTATAGCGGCGTCGAACTCAACGCGACGATGAACCGCCATGCCGAAGCACACGGGCGCCCCTATTGCTTTATCGAAGTGCGGCAGGATCGCATCGCCACCCGCGCGGACCAGTCGCGCTGGGCGGCAATGATCGCGGATGTTGCCGGAAGGGTTGCGCTCGCGCTCGAGTAA
- a CDS encoding 4-(cytidine 5'-diphospho)-2-C-methyl-D-erythritol kinase: MKETAYAKINLALHLRARREDGYHELETLFAFVDAGDVLSVTPAEADSLLTLGEFAQGLDDPFDNLVAKALAALPRSQGLAVTLEKNLPVAAGLGGGSADAGAVFRIVEAQHSLPDDWQTRAAKLGADVPSCVRSEMAIGTGTGTDLHPIANDLAGMPVLLVNPRVPLSTGSVFKAWDRIDKGPLPQGKASEVTQNGRNDLETPAFALCPVIRDVLAELGADKPWIARMSGSGATCFALYESEAERDRAAQRIGEVRPDWWQLPGKLR; the protein is encoded by the coding sequence ATGAAGGAAACCGCCTACGCCAAGATCAACCTCGCGCTGCACCTTCGGGCGCGGCGGGAGGACGGGTATCACGAGCTTGAGACGCTGTTCGCCTTTGTCGATGCGGGCGATGTGTTGAGCGTGACACCGGCGGAAGCGGATAGCCTGTTGACTTTGGGCGAATTCGCGCAAGGGCTGGATGATCCTTTCGACAATCTGGTGGCCAAGGCGCTTGCCGCGCTGCCACGCTCTCAGGGCCTTGCCGTGACGCTGGAAAAGAACTTGCCCGTCGCGGCGGGGCTGGGCGGTGGATCGGCGGATGCAGGGGCGGTGTTCCGCATCGTTGAGGCGCAACATAGCCTGCCTGACGACTGGCAGACCCGCGCCGCGAAGCTGGGTGCTGATGTTCCCTCCTGCGTGCGCAGTGAAATGGCGATCGGCACAGGCACCGGCACCGATCTTCACCCGATCGCAAATGACCTTGCCGGAATGCCCGTCCTGCTCGTCAACCCGCGCGTGCCGCTCTCCACCGGATCGGTGTTCAAGGCGTGGGACCGGATCGACAAGGGGCCGCTGCCACAGGGCAAGGCCAGCGAAGTGACACAGAACGGGCGCAACGATCTGGAAACCCCGGCCTTTGCGCTGTGTCCGGTCATCCGCGATGTTCTGGCCGAACTGGGCGCGGACAAGCCTTGGATTGCGCGCATGTCGGGATCGGGCGCGACCTGCTTTGCCTTGTATGAAAGCGAGGCGGAGCGTGATCGGGCGGCACAACGCATCGGCGAAGTCCGGCCCGACTGGTGGCAACTGCCGGGGAAACTGCGGTGA
- a CDS encoding electron transfer flavoprotein-ubiquinone oxidoreductase has product MSERESMPCDVVIVGGGPAGLSAAIRLKQINEELEVVVLEKGSEIGAHILSGAVVDPKALSELFPDWRDMGCPMAETPVTDNWHWVLSKSGKTSLPHAFMPPLMSNHGCYTGSLGNLTRWLGEQAEALGVMVFPGFPANEVMFDEDGNVRGVITQDMGIAADGSQKGDHQPGMEIEAKYTLFAEGARGSLTKQMKAKFDLEANCQPQVYGLGIKELWDIDPKKHVPGRVIHTQGWPLTESDSWGGGFLYHQANGQVALGFVTALDYKNPWVSPYQEFQRWKQHPAIREYLEGGTRVAYGARAINEGGWQSVPKLAFPGGALIGCAAGFVNVPRIKGSHTAMKSGMLAAESIAAAIAAGHEKTELSDYDAAVRSSWIADELKLVQNAQPAVAKYGGDIGTLLAGVDMWMRTLKIGLPISMKHKPDYTYTGRADLYPKIDYPKPDGVISFDRLTNVAYSFTNHAEDQPVHLQVADLELQKASEYDVFGGPSSRYCPAGVYEWIEEEGKEPRFQINSQNCVHCKTCDIKDPNQNINWVTPEGGGGPNYPNM; this is encoded by the coding sequence ATGAGCGAACGGGAATCAATGCCATGTGATGTCGTGATTGTGGGCGGCGGGCCGGCGGGCCTTTCGGCGGCAATCCGGCTCAAGCAGATTAACGAGGAACTTGAGGTTGTTGTCCTTGAAAAAGGTTCCGAGATCGGCGCGCACATTCTTTCGGGCGCGGTGGTCGATCCCAAGGCGCTGAGCGAGCTTTTCCCCGACTGGCGTGACATGGGCTGCCCGATGGCGGAAACCCCGGTGACGGATAACTGGCACTGGGTTCTGTCCAAATCCGGCAAGACATCGCTGCCGCACGCCTTCATGCCGCCGCTAATGAGCAACCACGGCTGCTACACCGGATCGCTCGGCAATCTGACCCGCTGGCTGGGCGAACAGGCCGAGGCGCTGGGCGTGATGGTGTTCCCCGGCTTCCCCGCGAACGAGGTGATGTTTGACGAAGACGGCAATGTCCGCGGCGTCATCACGCAGGACATGGGCATCGCCGCTGACGGATCGCAAAAGGGCGATCATCAGCCGGGCATGGAGATCGAGGCGAAATACACCCTCTTTGCCGAAGGTGCGCGCGGTTCGCTGACCAAACAGATGAAGGCGAAATTCGACCTTGAGGCGAATTGCCAGCCGCAGGTCTATGGCCTTGGCATCAAGGAATTGTGGGACATCGACCCCAAGAAGCACGTACCGGGCCGCGTGATCCACACGCAGGGCTGGCCGCTCACTGAAAGCGACAGCTGGGGCGGGGGCTTCCTCTACCATCAGGCGAACGGCCAGGTGGCATTGGGCTTCGTCACCGCGCTCGATTACAAGAACCCTTGGGTTTCGCCCTATCAGGAATTCCAGCGCTGGAAGCAGCACCCCGCGATCCGCGAATATCTCGAAGGCGGCACCCGTGTCGCTTACGGTGCGCGCGCGATCAACGAAGGCGGCTGGCAGTCTGTGCCCAAGCTGGCTTTCCCCGGCGGCGCGCTGATCGGCTGCGCGGCTGGCTTCGTCAACGTGCCACGGATCAAGGGCAGCCACACCGCGATGAAGAGCGGGATGCTGGCCGCTGAAAGCATCGCCGCGGCGATTGCCGCCGGTCATGAGAAGACCGAGCTTTCGGATTACGATGCCGCTGTGCGTTCAAGCTGGATCGCCGACGAGCTGAAGCTGGTGCAGAACGCGCAGCCTGCCGTGGCCAAATACGGCGGTGATATCGGCACCTTGCTTGCGGGTGTGGACATGTGGATGCGGACGCTCAAGATCGGCCTGCCGATCAGCATGAAGCACAAGCCCGACTACACCTACACCGGCCGTGCGGATCTTTATCCCAAGATCGACTATCCCAAGCCCGACGGCGTGATCAGCTTCGACCGGCTGACCAATGTCGCCTACAGCTTCACCAACCATGCCGAAGACCAGCCGGTGCATTTGCAGGTCGCCGACCTCGAATTGCAGAAGGCGAGCGAATACGACGTGTTTGGGGGGCCTTCGAGCCGCTATTGCCCGGCAGGCGTGTACGAGTGGATCGAGGAAGAGGGCAAGGAGCCGCGCTTCCAGATCAACTCGCAAAACTGCGTCCACTGCAAGACCTGCGACATCAAGGACCCGAACCAGAACATCAACTGGGTAACGCCGGAAGGCGGCGGCGGGCCTAACTATCCGAATATGTGA